TCACCGGCCTGCACCTTGTCGCTTGGTTTCAGACGCGCTCTGGGTCCACTGATGACACCGTCCTGAAGCAGGGTCTGCACTTGATTGCGCGAAACCTCGACATCATCATCCTGCAGTGCTTCCGTCAACCACACGTCGAGGCGTGTACCTTCGTCATCATGCCCGGCGACAACCTGCTTGATGTCGTCTGTCATTGTATGTCCTCCGAGGAGCCATTCGGTCGATTTTGACTAGATCCGATGCTCTGCAACAAGATTAGGATAACACCAATTGTAATTGCACTGTCGGCAAGGTTGAATACAGGGAAATTGATGATTTGAAAATAGATGTAATCAATTACCTTACCGTACACAATCCGGTCCATCAGGTTACCGAGAGCCCCGCCCAGGACCAGGCCAAGGCCAATCTGAAACCCAATTTTAGGTCGATACCTCGACTGCACGTAAACGACCGCTGCAATTACAATCAAGGCAATCAGAATCAACAAGTAACGTGCATGCCCGAACATTCCCCAGGCCGCGCCAGGGTTCCGGATATAGTCAAGGACCAGAACATGCGGCCAAATAGGAATCATCTGGTTTACAGCCATCGATGTTCGCACAATGTATTTCACAAGTTGATCAAGCCCAAACACAATCACAGCCAAAATGTAAACCAACACCCCGTCCACCTCCACTGCTCGTCTTCCACTGGTTGGTACACTGTGACAGTCTACCATATTTGCAGAAGCTGAAGTGAAGGTGAAAACGCTGGCTATGGACGCTGTGCGCGGTACTCCTCATTGGAGATTCTATCCATCGGATCGACGATGCCTTCATTGTCGTCCATGTGTTCCCGGTCCACCGGGATGTCATATTCTTCATCATATCCCGGTCGCTGATTGTATCTCGCAACCGCCTGCCATGAATCCTCACCGTCAAACTCGTTTCGGTCCGAACCGTCGAGGTTTGAACGGCCGTAGAAGGGCATTAGAAACGACTCCTCCACGGGCCGCACCAAGTCATAG
The Alicyclobacillus curvatus genome window above contains:
- the lspA gene encoding signal peptidase II, giving the protein MLVYILAVIVFGLDQLVKYIVRTSMAVNQMIPIWPHVLVLDYIRNPGAAWGMFGHARYLLILIALIVIAAVVYVQSRYRPKIGFQIGLGLVLGGALGNLMDRIVYGKVIDYIYFQIINFPVFNLADSAITIGVILILLQSIGSSQNRPNGSSEDIQ